The following are from one region of the Pseudodesulfovibrio piezophilus C1TLV30 genome:
- a CDS encoding small ribosomal subunit Rsm22 family protein, giving the protein MSIDRLFPNLTPENEAELDRFGDILKQVWPLKAKHREQLKYDIRDMSRGLTSERSERKIDYMSEAKFLSPYLTYFLPWNLYRMSRLFSGLELDIPDGAEVTDIGSGPLTAILALWMSRPHLRERKLNFTCMDRAPKSLQAGLKLFQAVAGKETPWRIKTVKANFTDRINRKSDLIIVANALNELDWSGRVARPQAEQLTKHLTKSTKESGRILLIETGVRLTGRLLAEMREQMMLNDFNPLAPCPHTKACPMPATGQGAPWCHFNFSVKGAPKWLELLSGEARLEKNGVSLNFLYLSRKGAKDWGAVRTISEPFRLHGGMGQYACSDKGLTLVEYDAKTRPLYPGQIIVPNWPKTPKTDLKSKAVLLPYKKKATQ; this is encoded by the coding sequence ATGTCGATTGATAGGCTTTTCCCCAACTTGACACCGGAAAATGAAGCGGAGCTTGATCGTTTCGGCGACATACTCAAGCAGGTCTGGCCTCTCAAGGCAAAACACCGTGAACAGTTGAAATACGACATCAGGGACATGTCCCGTGGGCTGACCAGCGAGCGTTCCGAGCGAAAGATAGATTATATGAGTGAAGCGAAATTTCTCTCACCGTATCTGACCTATTTTCTGCCGTGGAATCTGTACCGGATGTCCCGCCTTTTCTCAGGGTTGGAATTGGATATCCCGGATGGAGCGGAAGTGACTGATATCGGTTCAGGCCCACTCACCGCCATTCTCGCACTCTGGATGTCTCGCCCCCATTTGCGTGAACGAAAATTAAATTTCACTTGCATGGACCGTGCCCCGAAATCATTGCAGGCAGGCCTCAAGCTCTTTCAGGCAGTCGCAGGAAAAGAGACACCGTGGCGCATCAAGACAGTCAAAGCCAATTTTACGGATCGCATCAACCGTAAATCGGACCTGATCATTGTTGCCAACGCATTGAATGAACTCGATTGGTCCGGGCGAGTTGCACGCCCACAGGCTGAGCAACTCACCAAACATCTCACCAAATCCACCAAGGAATCAGGGCGAATCCTTCTCATTGAAACCGGAGTCCGGCTCACAGGGCGCCTTCTGGCTGAGATGCGTGAACAAATGATGCTCAATGACTTCAACCCACTGGCACCATGCCCACACACAAAAGCCTGCCCGATGCCTGCCACAGGGCAGGGAGCGCCTTGGTGTCACTTCAATTTTTCCGTCAAAGGTGCTCCCAAGTGGCTTGAACTGCTCTCAGGTGAAGCCCGACTGGAAAAAAACGGCGTTTCCCTCAATTTCCTCTACCTTTCGCGCAAAGGGGCAAAAGATTGGGGTGCAGTCAGAACAATTTCAGAACCATTCCGCCTGCATGGGGGGATGGGGCAATACGCATGCTCTGACAAAGGGCTTACCCTTGTCGAATATGACGCCAAGACCAGACCGCTTTATCCAGGGCAAATTATTGTTCCCAACTGGCCAAAGACACCCAAAACCGACCTTAAATCCAAAGCGGTCCTCCTCCCCTACAAAAAAAAGGCAACACAATAA